The Zalophus californianus isolate mZalCal1 chromosome 8, mZalCal1.pri.v2, whole genome shotgun sequence genome has a segment encoding these proteins:
- the SMIM26 gene encoding small integral membrane protein 26 produces MRAVQATSWYRRMSVVYAVGAWTTLGSMFYLGRKKRKPPGDEVEQKDVSRNEMLEPPKGFYLETIVTYKEDLVPVTDKILNFLKSWTGGPGREP; encoded by the exons ATGCGAGCTGTCCAGGCCACGTCTTGGTACCGGCGGATGTCCGTGGTCTACGCGGTGGGCGCTTGGACCACGCTGGGCTCCATGTTTTATTTAGGCCGGAAAAAACGCAAGCCACCAG gtgATGAAGTAGAGCAAAAGGATGTCTCAAGAAATGAAATGCTTGAGCCCCCGAAAGGATTTTACTTGGAAACAATTGTCACATATAAAGAAGATTTGGTTCCAGTCACTGACAAGATCCTCAACTTTTTGAAATCATGGACTGGTGGCCCTGGACGGGAACCATGA